In the Drosophila virilis strain 15010-1051.87 chromosome 4, Dvir_AGI_RSII-ME, whole genome shotgun sequence genome, TTTGGCTAAGAGGCATGGGTAATGGGTCGTGGGAGGTAGAGAGTGGGCGGTAAGGGGGGAGGGGGCTTGCTGCGTTGCcacaaaatgccaaacaagCGTAAACTGCCATTTTGCCATTTCAAGTCGCAAGCATTTCAAGCACAACAACACTAgctgcatatacatacagaaCACAAGAGCTCACTGCCAGATaccctataaaaaaaaatagttttgatAGTGTGCAGATATTTGAAGTGCTTAAATTGGTAAATAtcgaaaatgtgttttctgAAATTATATTACTCAAATATTAAGAAGTTTGGTTATAGCAAATAAAACTGCCTTTCGTGTGTTTCTATCAAAATGCTAAATTATACAAGAATTCgcttatttttaataataatccaattaaaaaatattaagacTCATTAAAATTGTTATAGGTCAAGAGAATGACATaactcaattaatttaatttataatataaagtTTAGCTATCAATAGTTCAATAGACGGCAAACCAATATACTGGCCAACATTtactacagggtattttaaattaaaactgaAATTGTATGTGAAAATAAAGTATTTCATTATgttcataattttattgtaTGCATCAGCGGGGCCAGCGCGCATTTGCACGCATTTTAGTCGCATTCGCTGGCTGCTTTAAGTGCCACACCCACACGCCTACCCCCTCCCTCCCACTCAATGCACGCATCCCCTGACCAAGCCAGGCAGCCATTCAATGATAGACCGTTAGCTGCTCTCCAGTTGCCCGCTTTTGGATTGCCCGCAAAAATTGGCTCAGTTGAATTTGATTAGTTCTGGTTGGCGAAGTTCGCACAAAAAATGTACGCAAACAATGGCTTAAAGGACATTTTCAAATGGGCAACAAGCTTAGATTTGGCAGCTCCTCAACGAACTGCCCTAGCGCAAAATTTGCTTTCTTGCCAAGCTAATTAACTTGCGGCAATTAACcagcaaattaattaagagCTCCGAGTGCAAAAGTCGAGaatgctgcaaattaaaatattattctaATATGCATAGAAATTTATACCCATTaacttttttctatatattaatattgattgaatattgaaattttttgCTAGCTTTGAACTGACGATTTCTCTCTTGCTGGTTCGACGTGGAGACACCTAGGCACTCGCAATTGAACTATAACAACTGCAACCACATACATCCACAAAATGAAACATTACTGTTGGATTTGAACCGGCGATCTCTCGCTGGCTAGCTCGATGTCACGCTCGTGGCCGAACGAGTTGTTAAAATATTCTCAAGGACTTCCCCAGATATTGTATATAGCCTTCACTTTTGGGATATGGACACGTTTGAAGATCAACTTCTAAAACGAAATATTTCAAATCGATCGGACTTAACACATAGAAGATAGGCTGGGGGAGCTTAAAGGTTCGTAGGATCAATAAACTTTGGAAGAACTTGGGCCTGTTGTCAGGTTGAGTTAGGCCCAAagaaattttgaataattgtgAGTGGATACCGTGATACTACATAACATCTgcttgcataaaaaataaaagtctCTTTTTGAATAAATTGACATTCATTCAATACGAATTTCGGATtgcaatcaaatcaaaactttgaaataaaattctatGATATGTCGGACATGAATTGTTAAGCGTTTTTGGAAAATGTGAAAACTCATTTATTGCGCCGAATTTGATttagaaaatacaaatttctagttttttttattttccgaaaaatgtttaaaccaaattttctatttatattggCGATTATTTTTCTGATTGGCGTAAGTTGCACTGTGAGATCTCGCCTCGAGCTTCGCCCTGATCCTGACCTGACCCTGCCGCACATTGCAGCTAGATAATGCGCGCTCATCgccactaaaaaaaaatacgccTGCCAGCCCGGAAGATAAGACTGCGGCAGCAGCTGACCTGGACGACGAGTCCGCATACGATGATGAAGAAGAAACTAAGGCAACAGCCGATGATAAGAACAACAGCACAACGGCAACAGCCGATATTAAGAAAGAGACTACGGCTGCGACGACTGTACAAAGTGCAAGGACGACGGCAACAGTTGACGAGACTGTGTCCAAATCTAACACTGCAGATCCGAGCACTTCGACTGTCATGCATTTATTTCCGCACAAAGCTACAGCATCAACTAATACTAAGCTGAGCGAGTCGGATGAAGATTATCAATACAAGGATCTTCCAGAGAAATCGAAGCCAAAAACTGTAATGAAGAATCCTATTTTAAGCGATGAAGGCGAGGAAGCAGCTCCACCAGCTGGAGACGCTGCAGAAGCCGGAGCAGCCGGAGCTGATGGCGCAGCCGCAGCTGGCGCTGA is a window encoding:
- the LOC6629251 gene encoding glycine-rich protein 1 isoform X2, which produces MFKPNFLFILAIIFLIGLDNARSSPLKKNTPASPEDKTAAAADLDDESAYDDEEETKATADDKNNSTTATADIKKETTAATTVQSARTTATVDETVSKSNTADPSTSTVMHLFPHKATASTNTKLSESDEDYQYKDLPEKSKPKTVMKNPILSDEGEEAAPPAGDAAEAGAAGADGAAAAGAEGAAGAAAGNGTAGAAGDGGGGGGAAGGKDVTPSGPPKFFRDHMGNWVYNLWGATLGKVGQDSRYPEMRTIEHFKIDSNAAKKYYPECV
- the LOC6629251 gene encoding pneumococcal serine-rich repeat protein isoform X1, whose product is MFKPNFLFILAIIFLIGLDNARSSPLKKNTPASPEDKTAAAADLDDESAYDDEEETKATADDKNNSTTATADIKKETTAATTVQSARTTATVDETVSKSNTADPSTSTVMHLFPHKATASTNTKLSESDEDYQYKDLPEKSKPKTVMKNPILSDEGEEAAPPAGDAAEAGAAGADGAAAAGAEGAAGAAAGNGTAGAAGDGGGGGGAAGGKDVTPSGPPKFFRDHMGNWVYNLWGATLGKVGQDSRYPEMRTIEHFKIDSNAAKKYYPDGELATVCKDSSTIYNVPRVKNWIARNVYSKEIKGRPIWNELRRHIYTKGNSEECHDSEKFGKWRDYQECAIRRNMRLEHIIPMYPMHQMRN